The genomic region TCccatttgacccataaaatgaagataataatGTATAAAGTTTTTTATACAGGTGAACTATAAATAcgagtttgttgcatttatgaaattaaCCTCTTataaagtggagagaaaaactactttgaaataaaacagtatTAGGTTGACCTCGTCCTTCCATTGTTTGTCgaaattaatcaaattaaaagaTTTATGTAGTTTATGTTTGAGGAAAAAGTACTTATGCTTGGCCTAAGTATGTGCATCCACATACAGGGATCCACCCAAGTTTGTCAAGGTTTTTAATATCGCATTTGATGTAGCCACTGAATGTGACACACAgaaggagccactgcagagtgGTCTaaagagccacatgtggctctagagccacaggttgcagatCCCTCCATTAGAAAGGAAATGATTATTCTGGGCCATAATAATGAATATTGCACAGACAACCTAGAAGTGCCGGTAACTAATATTGCGATTAAGAAGCCCACGTTCAAGTTAGCGATTCCACTTATCTCATCTCCACTTTCTAATTATGTCTGTACATGAAACATCATTTTGTCACAGGGAAATTCATtacaataagaaaacaaacatcaaggACTGGGTTTACAGTAAACTATGTGTTCATATTAACATGTATAATTTGAGTGCTGGTTTGCTCTCCTCCATCAGTGGTCAGTTTGCTATTGTAAAGCAATGCACAGAGAAGAGCACAGGACTGCAGTTTGCCGCCAAGTTCATCAAGAAGCGCCAGAGCATGGCCAGCTCTCGAGGAGTGCGGCGGGAGGAAATTGAGCGGGAGGTGAACATCCTGCAGCAGATTCAACACGCCAACATCGTCACGCTTCACGATGTCTACGAGAATCGCACTGATGTGGTTCTGATCCTGGAACTGTGAGTGTCCAATTCTTTACCGTGTCATGTCTGTAACACATACAAATGGCATACAGTAGTTTGATCCCACTGTTGTTAGGATATAAAATCATACAATTAATGGCTTCAGAATTGCATATTTTActattcaccccccccccccccccccattagcCTCTGGTCATAAGtttattttgctgcttttcCTGTGCATGGCATTTTTTTGTCAATGAATGAGCAAAATAATGTtcaacattaacaaaaaaaacaccccagcAACATTAtagacattttacatttaatctcaCACTGTATAAAGattaatcataaaaacattatattcttAGCTGTGTTAACCCTCCAAAGGAAATTTTATCATAGGCAAAATAATTAATTGTTATTAAGTAAactataacatttattttaaatgactaaGAAAATTAACGCATATTTGGTATAGTGATCAGAATGATTGTTGGTTAAAAACCTTaattaaagtgaaagtgaaaaataacaatattaattatTAGAGACACTTTTAACCTGTAGACGATAaacagtctgtatttatatagcacttttctagtcttgatgaccactcaaagggttacattacactacagttctgtcattcacccattcactcacacacatccatatTTGGAGCACTTTTTCTGcgacacatctttcatacccagtcacagacacattggcatgtagactagcaaaTGTGGGAATTATAATTCCCCTGACCTTCAGGTTTAAAAACATCTTGCTCTACCACTGGGTCACTGTTGCCCCCTCTTCATCAGACAGCTATAATACTCACTGTGTCATGCCCTCATGTCGTGGGATTATAAAGTTGTGATGACGACAGctatttcagtgtgttttggCTCCGAGTGTGCAGCGTGAGCAGCCCTCCCTACATCACCACATGCTTCTCGGCTGATTTGTCATGTCGGAGTGTCGAAGTGTGACCGCGCCAAGATAATATGATccgtgtctgtgtttcagggtTTCTGGTGGTGAGCTGTTTGACTTCCTGGCACAAAAGGAGTCACTGAGCGAGGAAGAGGCCACACAGTTCATCAAGCAGATCCTCGAGGGCGTCAACTACCTTCACGCAAGAAAAATAGCCCACTTTGACCTTAAGGTTTGTCTGAACCAGACATGTCACCAGCAGCAGCCTCGTCATGAGCCGACTGAAGCATGACATTTCATTAAAGCTTTAAAAGCTTGTTTTCTTGCTCACTATGACTCAGCAGAGCTCAGCACTTTACgataatatacaatatttgtATCTTTATATTACActtaaaaagagataaaaaccCATCACACATGGCGTGGACTTCCTGCCTCCACACTTCAGGGTGgttttaatgtaaacaaatgccagtaaacaacaacaagaacaacaacaacaacaacaacaacaacagcagacagTCCTGTAAATTACATAATCCGTGTTGTTTTCCTGAGGTTCTATcagttgatgatgatgagcagcTGCCAAACATGTGACACACTTTCAACAGTGACTGTGATCACAGATTATTATACAAATGTGTGCGCGTtgcaaggttattatagttcacgaaaactaaagaaataacaaaaactaaaattgaaataactgaaataacttttgttaactgaaataaaaataaaaactagagtgtgaaaaaaaaccctgataatTAACTGAAagtgaattgtgtgtttacaaaacgaAATTGTAACAAAAACGTGCTTagttttcgtctttgtaaatttATCTTTGTATTTACCaaggcaatttaccaagggttaAAACtgcatcttttgttgggtttttgaTGACACAAAACTTATtgtgacctttttgaatcttgcacatggcaaatactccatatcacaaaaaaacaactaaaataaaactaagcatttataaaaaactaaaactaatacaAACTAGCAAACCCTctctaaaaacaaattaaaacaaactcattttagaaacaaaaggtcaaaacgaaacctataacaaatgaaaaatccaatGCTATTATGGTTGCAGTAGAAAATTCACAAAGTTTAACAAAGGTAAAGGAAACGTGTAACAGTTATTGTTTCTCTCTTACCTCCAGCCTGAGAACATTATGCTCCTGGAAAAGAACGTCCCACTGCCCAGAATCAAACTCATTGACTTCGGTCTGGCTCACAAGATTGAAGCTGGGGTTGAGTTCAAAAACATCTTCGGCACACCTGAGTTTGTAGGTAAGATGTTTGTACTGCCAGGTGAGAGCCAGTGGACAGACAGTTACGTGTAAATCAGTTCCATTCTTGTGAACGTGATATCTCATGAACATCTTGAgggaatttttctttttcaagatATTGTGTTCAAAACAATGTACATTCTTGATGACTGCTCACACTGTAGTTTGGCCTTTCACATTCACTTTACTATTCactcatacattcatacatgcaTTCGTtccatacagtacattttctcacattttctaCCGTCATGCCCATTATAAGTGGTACTGGTgatacttggaggaaaatcataaatactgttctactgtatataccagggtatgtgatcggagtggagctgaggaattttgccCGGCGTGCGtcgaaaatgaaacaaataacaaaaaaattataataaattaaattatagtaattagagtcaccttatctcttgcttcagcttaatctaatttcactatatgtgaggaagagggggatgatgagagagcaaatgatcttattgggaataaatttgCCTCCAAAGTTGACTTTGCTTGACCCATTTACACCTCTGTATcttaacgttggcgataatggtgttagTTGGAGAGCTCAATatcttctcaggtggtacttggtataaaaagtttcaGAACCATTGATTTAAGTCAATAATTGTtcaacaattgtttttattctcttgaACACTAAATTCCTTTTAAGTGCACGTTGTACGAGCAGTTATGTGCGTCTACGAGAAGGCAAACAACTACTATAGCACCTCTAGTAACATGCATGTTCACCCACTGATGCTAAAGCTGCTGCTAAAAAGTGATAATAGATGACTCAGGCAGACATCACagatgcctgtgtgtgtgtgtgtgtccactaatgttttttttcttcttaagcTCCAGAGATTGTCAACTACGAGCCACTGGGACTCGAAGCAGACATGTGGAGCATCGGGGTCATCACCTACATCCTGTAACTTGAAACACAATCAGCACCGATCCCGTTCAGACCTGGCActaacatctgtcctgagtgatcAGTTCAGAGTTCAGGTGTGAACACGCTGAAAGCGTCTTCAGATCCGATTCACTCGAACCACATTTGGCCACATTCTTCTATACATTTGAGAACAGGGTGCATTACACACCACCTCCACAGCTGACGTCGTCTGACCACCTGCAGTTTTACACTGATGTGCACATAATCTCCTTTTTCTAACGGTTAAAACGTCATTTCACGTTACAACAGGTCAACAACACTGTGATCAGATCCGTCAGGATGGATTTTAATGTCAGGACTGAAAGGGGACGTTATTTATAGCTTCCTTCAAACAGGAGGACAAACTGATGATCCTCCCaattttctctcctcctccaggcTGAGCGGTGCCTCACCTTTCCTGGGGGAGACCAAACAGGACACACTGGCAAACATTTCAGCCGTAAATTATGAGTTTGATGAAGAGTTTTTTTGTCACACCAGTGCGCTGGCCAAGAAGTTCATCAGCCAGCTGCTGGAGAAAGATATAAGGTGAAGGGGTTGAAGAAGGTTAACCTCTGTGGTTGTACTTCTTTAATGGTTCACGTAACAACTCTGTGCAGTGAGTcaagtcaattattttctttttctttaacagGAAAAGATTGACGATTCAAGATGCTCTGAATCATCCGTGGATCAAGGTAAAATGAACATTATTTTATAATCATGTTGTAAAAGATgtttcagtgatgtttcagtgATTATAATTGTATGACTATATTTAAACGCCGTGGCAAACAGGTGTTCAGGCTAGATTTAATAGAATGAAATTTTTATCATAGGCTAGATTTAATGAAATGATTTAGCAGACTTGCACTCCTCTGGCATAAAAGTTGAAGGCAGCTACCCCATGTTTAGCCCTGGTTCTGGGGACACAGCACAAACCTGACCCAGATGACCTTAGTGAGCCAGAAGatcagaaatgtatttttgggGCGAAATCGTTCAGTGCTTTATAGACGAACAGCAATATTTTGGGAAGCCAGTGTAACGATCATTCGGAAAATGTGGTCAGTGATGGAGTCTTctaccaatcacaggacagttcagaGTGAGAGAGGCTACTGTACTGTGCACTCATCCCTTTAGTGGAAAGGTCACTATtacttatcattattattattaaaagagAGTTAGACAATGaatgcattaaaatgtgtcaatatGGCTGAAGCCTttcagagatagagagataacCTCGGACTACCTGTGCCTTTGAagcatgtgtgtctgtccaaTCTCATGTGGTGGGACGAGATCCTGATGACCCCACCctctctttcctttcctcaTCTGGCTTGCTTGTTGTGTGCTCATACTGTAATAATAACTTTGTCGTCCATTTTTGATCAAACGTTGAGTTGAAATCTTTCAATCCACAAAACTGAGGACAAGAAAGCAAATGTTGCATCTTTGCATGAGTGACATTTTACTACTCACATCTTTGAATTGACCTTATGTAATCAAAAGTCTGTGTTATGTTCAGTATAAATGCACCGTCTGTGCGAGTTCTTCTTGTCTGACAAAAatccttttctgtttttcaaaacTCTAAAGTCCAATGAGCacaaggaggaaaataaaaccctGGAGCCAAAGAAACGGGAGCGGCGCCAGCTGAAGACCAAGCGCCTGCGAGAGTACACCATCAAGTCCCACTCCAGCATGCCCCCGAACAACACTTATGTAAACTTTGAGCGCTTTGCTCAGGTGGTGGAGGACATTGACCAGATGGAGAGCTCCTTCACTGACCTGGCATCAGCACATGACACCCTGCAGGAAGATATCGATGCCATGGTCTCCATATACAATGACAAGGAGGCCTGGTACAAGGAGGAGAGCGAAGGCGTGCGCCATGAGCTCTCGCAAATCCGCTATGAGTTCCGCAAGGTTGAGGCCTTGAAGAGGGGCCTGCAGGACGACATGCAGGTCTTCAGCTGCAGCCTCACTGCCATCAGCAGCCGTTACAATGAGAGGCTGAGCCACTTTGACGCACTGCGCCTGGAGCTCAGCAACGAGCTGAAATGGGTGCAGGAAGTGATGGCTTCGTTTCCCATGGACGGAGGCAGTGGCAGGTATCCCAACTGCAACTTCTCCACTGTCTTCAATAATGATGTGAATGAAGCGCTGAAAGAGCTGTTGAACCGCTCCTGTGGTGGAGAGCTGCTGTCTGGGATTAACCTGGACTTTACTGAACCTGGACAGCAACGATAACTATGTAGAACTgcacaaatgaattaaaaatacctttttttgtatgttttcatgCTGTAATTATTATGAGTACTTTCTTACACAtagattagtttttttttacgtggAGTCCATGGAGTAGATATGAGGTAAAGAcataatgtgtgctgtgtgctCCCTTTGAACTTGCACGTGAGAGGCAGGTAAAACCATATTTTAACGactgaacaaaaggctcacacacactaaacatcCTAGGTCTGTTGATACATTCTCTTAAGAATAGTGTATGTTCACTGCTTTCAGTCTTCTCCAatagaaaactgaagtttgtgttgctttgaaaCTCCAGAGCAGATGGAGATGGATGTagaaaatctgtatttttaacTTGTGGGGACATAGAAGttgtgtggtcttctgctgcctcatttggtaagtttgcaTCATTTTGAACACcaacaagtcacaaaataacacatttgaatttaaagaaGGAAGCAGCTGTAATCAACAGCTCTTAAAACCAAACAAGCATGAGCCTCTCAGATAGTGTCCAAGAGGAGTTCCTCTGTGTCTGGATAAGCAAGATAACAACAAAAGCCACACACAATTACATCACATCATGTCCCCACATGTCCTTTGCTTAGTGGGTGATTCATTTGGTTGTCAATTACTTATCGATTACTTATTTTAGCCCTCTGTGAGTGTTGTATTCTTATATCATTAATTTGCCATTAGAGATTAATGCATGGGAATAACTTCACAAATTCAAGAAGTTTTGTGTattaataaaaattatttttcaatACAAACAGAGCCGAACTCAGCCTCAATGTGCAATATTAGAAATGATCAATGAACACCTTTGCAGTCAGGTGGCATTGTTGGTCACATAAAtttaaagtcttaaaatatTTTTGTATATAATTAATGTACATTAATAATATTGCGGTgaatcattacattacaatgCATTACATTCTTCGAGGCTAATCAGTCATGCAGAGGAAGTAACTGCCAATTGAAGTTTATCCaaccgttttcttttttcaatgtCGCTGTAAATGAAATTAGtctttgattaattgttgcagctctacttaaGAAAGAAACATTCTTGTCAAGGTCTCAGTGTCACAAATTAAAGCTGCCGTATGCAAcccttatatataaataaatgcatgataataataatgaatatctctctgaggtttttgtttttaaggtacatttacatgcatgtgtccatctgactccgcctccataggtggcgctgtatctctctataaggtagtgcatattgaatcatTTTCCTGTTGACGTTTATGACGCTGAAAAGCAAACAGCAAacggcaagatggatcttctcgTCTCTTCGTCAGACCTAAAGTGGGACTTCTCCGTAGCTTTCACTCTCGCTGAtgtcattgtgttgtttgttcttttccggcaacagtactgcagtcaCACATTAAGGGACACACAAtcgtgaagtgaaatgaaatttaTTCATGcttttgaactttttttaaactgaaaagtggggtgTGCAAAAGTATCTACCCCCCTGAGTCAATACTTTGTGGAACCGCCTTTTGCTGCCTCCAGTCCCAAGTCTTTTGCAGACTCCAACAAGTTTTCATCCAAGATTGCCCTGTATttggctccatccatcttcccatcAACTCTAACCAGcttccctgtccctgctgaagAGAAGCACCCCCAGAGCATGATGCTACCAccaccatgtttgacagtggggATGGTGTTTTCAGGGTGATGTGCAGTGTTTCTTTTACGCCAAACATTGCGTTTTTgcattttggacaaaaagttaaattttggtctcatctgaccaaagcaccttcttccacatgtttgCTGTATcacccatgtttttttttttgtttttttttacgaatGGCTTTCTTCTAGCCACTCTTCCATAAATGCCAGATTTGTGCAGTGTATGACTAATAGTTGACCTGTGGACAGGTTCCCCCACCTGAGCTGTGGCGCTCTGCAGTTCATCCAAGGTCATCATGGTTACAGCTCTGATCAGTCCTCTCCTTGTTCGGCCATTAAGTTTAGGAGGACCGCCCTGTCTTGGTAGGTTTGCAGTGATGCCATACTCTTTCCATTTCTGGATAGTGTATTTAACAGTACTCCGAGAGATGTTCAAAGCTTTGGAAATCTTCTTATAGCCTAAACCAGCTTTATACTTCTCCACAACCTTATCCCGGACCTGTCTGGTGTGTTCCTCGGACTTCATGATGCTGTCTGCTCCCCAATATTCTCTAAACAGACCTCTGAGACCATCACAGAGCCGCTGTATTGGAACTGAGATTAGATTACACACAGGTGGACTCTGTTTAGTCATTAGGTCAACATGTGACCATTCAGAAATCATCAGGCAACTTCTGAAGGCAATTGGTTGCACAGAGAGGAAAGGGGGTAGATACTTTTGCAcaccccacttttcagttttttattcataaaaaaagttcaaaatcATGTAtaaatttcatttcacttcatgaTTGTGTGTT from Solea solea chromosome 5, fSolSol10.1, whole genome shotgun sequence harbors:
- the dapk2a gene encoding death-associated protein kinase 2a, which gives rise to MDLFKQQKVEDFYEIGEELGSGQFAIVKQCTEKSTGLQFAAKFIKKRQSMASSRGVRREEIEREVNILQQIQHANIVTLHDVYENRTDVVLILELVSGGELFDFLAQKESLSEEEATQFIKQILEGVNYLHARKIAHFDLKPENIMLLEKNVPLPRIKLIDFGLAHKIEAGVEFKNIFGTPEFVAPEIVNYEPLGLEADMWSIGVITYILLSGASPFLGETKQDTLANISAVNYEFDEEFFCHTSALAKKFISQLLEKDIRKRLTIQDALNHPWIKSNEHKEENKTLEPKKRERRQLKTKRLREYTIKSHSSMPPNNTYVNFERFAQVVEDIDQMESSFTDLASAHDTLQEDIDAMVSIYNDKEAWYKEESEGVRHELSQIRYEFRKVEALKRGLQDDMQVFSCSLTAISSRYNERLSHFDALRLELSNELKWVQEVMASFPMDGGSGRYPNCNFSTVFNNDVNEALKELLNRSCGGELLSGINLDFTEPGQQR